AGCTCGGCCAGTTCCCGGGGGAAACTGCTGTAGACTTCCCAGCTCGGCTGCTGGGTCACCTGAATCTCGCCGCCGCGCTCCAATCCTTCGATGAAGGCTTTGGCCCAGTTGTGGAACTGCAGCCCCTTCACCTCCAGGGCGAAGGGCGAGAGGGCGAACAGCGGGCCGAACATGGCCCCCGCTCCACCGGCATACAGCACCTTCGTCATTGCTCACCTCCCTCCAGTGGGAATCGGGCCCAGGTCACCACCGGCTGGAGAAACCGGGGCGTGTCCGGGTCAACTCCGCGGGCCCGGGCCGCGTGCAGCGCCAGCCACTGCAACCAGATCCCGTCCAGGAGCATGGCCGCCACCGAGCCCAGGGAAACGGGCAGGGGGACGGCCGTCACCCCGTCGACGCCGTCGCCCAGGGCGATGACCCGTGCGCCGAGCCCGGCCACCTGGCGCAGCACCTCCCGCTCGTAGGCCGCCCCGCGGGACGAGAGCACGCCGATGACGACGCCCTCGGAGGCGGCGGCCTTCGGGCCGTGCAGGTACTCCAGGGTGTGGTAGGCGCAACCCGGGGTCAGGGCCATCTCGGTCATCTTCAGCGCGCCCTCACAGGCAATCGCGAACATCGCTCCCGAGCCCAGGTAGACGAAGAACCGGGCCGCGAAGTCGCATCCCCGTGCCTGGTCGGACAGCCGGTCGATCTCGCCGGCGGCGACGGCGGGAATCCCCCGGAGTTCCGCGGCCTGCCGGGAGTCGCCGGCCAGATCGGCGGCGAGATACGCCAGGGCGAGGAGGAGGGAGGTGAATGAAGCGGTCATGACGATGCTGCGCTCCTCCACGGGAAGGACCAGCGCGAGCTGGCTGGCCTGGAGGAGCGGGCCGCTCCCCGCGCAGGTGACCGCTAGGGTGGTTGCCCCGCGATCCCGGAGGCGTCTCGCCGCCCACACCGTCTCCGTCGTCTCCCCGGAACGCGAGACGGCGATCAGCAGCGACGGCCGGCCGCCGAGGAGGAGGTCCTCCGAAGCGAAGAGGATCTCCGAAGACGGCAGGGCCCGGCAGGGGACGCGCAACGCGTCCTGCAGCAGATGTGCCGCCGCAATGGCGAGGTAGTAGGACGAGCCGCATCCGGTGAGGAGGATCTGGTCGGGCGCAGTGGTCTCCCACAGCTGCCGCACGGCCCGGGCCGCAGACGCCGTCTCGCCGAGTACGCGCTCCCACACCTCGGGCTGGGCGCGGATCTCCTCCTCCGTGTACCGGCCGAGCGCCTGCGCCAATGGGTGCCTCCGGCCGACTGCCCCGAGCTCCACAACCAGAATTGATCGTTTGTGCAATCATAGATTATCAATCGGTCACAATTTTGTCCAGAAGCTTGAGCGACTTGGCCAATCCTGGCACAATGCGGGTAGCATGAGGGACAGGCCCTCCGATCGCAGGCAGCGCATCCTCGAGATGCTTCGGGAGGCCGGCGAGATCAAGACCGACGATCTGGTCGTCCGGTTCGGCGTCTCACCGGCCACCGCCCGTCGCGACCTGCGCCTGTTGGAGCGGCAGGGGCAGGCCATCCGTCTGCACGGTGGGGCGGCCACCCCCGAAATTTCCCTCTACGAAGCCTCCTACCGCGAGCGCGAACGCAGCCACAGTGCGGAGAAGCGCCGCATCGCCGCGGCGGCCGCGGCCCTCGTCGCGGATGGCCAGACGCTGGCCCTCACCGGCGGGACGACGACCACGGCCGTGGCCCGGGCCCTGCGCGGGCGCGACGTGGTGATCGTAACCAACGCGGTCAACATCGCCATGGAACTCGCCCGCGAGCCGCGCACCCGCGTCCACCTCACCGGAGGGCGGCTGCGCGGGTCGTCCTACGAACTGGTGGGCCCGGCAGCCGCCCAGGCTCTGCAGGGCCTGAACGTCGATCTGGCCTTCATCGGCGTGAACGGCGTCTCCGTCGCCCGGGGCCTGACGACGTTCAACGAGGAAGAGGCGGAGGTCAACCGCGCGATGACCGCCGCGGCCCACCGTGTGGTCGTCGTGGCCGACCGCAGCAAACTCGGACGGGCGACCCTGGTGCAGATCTGCCCCATCGACGCCGTGCACGTCCTGATCACCGACCGCGACGCCCCCGCGGCGGAAGTGGCGGCGTTCCGGCAGGCGGGGATCGACGTGATCCTGAGCTAACCGGGTTCTTCCCCGTGCGGCGGGGGGTGCGCCCCGCCGGCGGGCACCGGGTAGGAGGGGGGGTCCCCACGAAGCACGGCAACGACGTCGGAGGCGGCCATGAGATCCATGCGCGTCATCGCCTCCAGCGTGTGGGCGCCGATGTGGGGGGTGAGGATGACGTTTGGCGCGCGGAGCAGCGGGCTCTCCCAGGGCGGCTCCACGGTGAAGACATCGACGGCCGCGCCGGCGAGTCTGCCCCCCTCAAGCGCGGCGGCGAGAGCCTCTTCGTCGATCACCCCGCCCCGGGCCACATTCACCAGCACGGCCGTTGGCTTCATCCAGGCCAGCTCGCGCGCTCCGATCAGTCCCCGCGTCTTTGGAGTCAGGGGGACGTGGACGGAGACCGCGTCCGCCGTGCGCAGGAGGTCCTCCAGGGGCAGGTAGGCGATGCCGTGCGCCAGGGCATAGGGACGGTCCTCCGCCACGTCGAAGGCCACCACGCGCATCCCCAGGGCGCGGGCCCGTTCCGCCACCCCTCGCCCGATCCGTCCCAGGCCGACCACGCCCAGCGTCCGCCCCCGGGCCTCATAGCCCAGCACCGGCTCCCATCGGCCCTCCCGCACCGTCCGGTCCGCGGCCACGATGCCGCGCCACAGGGCGAGCAGCAACGCCACGGTCAACTCGGCCACGGCGTCCGTGTTGGCGCCCGGCGTGTAGGTGACCGCGATGCCCAGGGCCGCCGCGCCGGCCAGGTCGATGTTGTCCACGCCCACGCCGTGTCGGGCGACCACGCGGAGCCGGGGACTCCCGGCGAGCACGCGGCGGGTGACCTGATCTGTCCCGACGATCAGGGCCTGGGCGTCGCGCGCCAGACCCACCATGCGATCCTCGGGCCAGGGCGCCCCCTGCCCCGCCATGACGACATCCAGCCCGGCCTCTTCCAGCAGGCGGATCCCGTCCGGAACGTAGCGACCGAAGGATCGCGAGGTCACGACGACCCGCGGCGAGGGCCCGGTCGCCATCTCACTGACCGGCCAGTCCGGCAACCGCCTGCCACAACGCATCGTGGCCGGCGACAAGCGACTCGTAGAGCGCCGCGGCCCGGCGATAGGGTGCGGCGCGCTCCGGATCGGGAGTGAATCGGGCCTCGGGCCAGGTGAAACGGCTCACGGCGTCATTGAGGTCGTCAAAGATTCCCACACCGTATCCGGCGAGAATGGCGGTACCCAGCGCCGCCGCCTCGGTCCGGTTCAACCGCACGTAGGGCAACTGCAGCACGTCGGCTTTGACCTGGTTCCACAGGGCGCTTTTGGCGCCCCCGCCGACCACGCGCACCTCCTCGAACCGCAACTCCGGAACCAGGTGGCGCGCCACGGAGAGGTAGATAGCGTACTCATACGCCACGGCCTCCAGCAGGGCGCGATAGAGGTGGGGAATGCCGTGCGCCCAGGTCAACCCGACCCAGGCTCCCCGCAGATCGGGACGGTTCGGGCAGACCCGGCCCCCCAGGTGGGGGACGAAAAGGAGCCCGTCGGCGCCCGGCGGCACGCCGGCCGCGCGGTCATCCAGCGTCTCGTAGCCCCATGTCGTCTCGCCGCCGGCGCGCAGCAGGTCGCGGAACCAGCGCAAATTCAGCCCGCCCCCGTTGATGTAGCCGATGACGTACCACAGCCCTTCGGGCACGAGGCGGGCCGTCAGGAGCGTGCGGTGTCTCAGGTCGGGGGAGAAGCGCGGGACGCAGGGCGCGAACACCGACGCGGTGCCCGCGGCGTCGTAGACGATGCCCGGCCGGAGAATCCCCGCCCCGAGCATCGCCGCGGCCTGGTCGCCGGCGCCGGCCACCACCGGGGTCCCCTCGGCGAGCCCGAGGCTGGAGGCGCCTGACGCGGTGAGGCGGCCCACGACCGCCCAGGGCTGGACAATCCTCGGGAACTTATCTTCCGGCAGGCCGAAACGCGACAGCAACTCCGCCGACCAGCGCCCGGCCTGAGGATCACCGAAACACGAGAAGTGGAGGTAGGTGGGATCGATGAAGGCCTCCGCAGCCTCCAGCCCGCACAGGGCCCCCGCGATGTAGCCGGCCGGCATGATGACCTTCGCCGTACGGGCGAAGACCTCGGGACGCTCCCGCTGCCACCAGAGGATCTTGGGTCCGTGGGTGTAGCTCGGTGGCCCTCCGGTCAGGGCGATGATCTGCTCCGCCGCCTCCCCCATCTCCGCCACGCAGCGTCCGCACCGAGTGTCCAGCCAGGAGTCGTAGGGCGCCACCGGACGGAAGCGCTCATCGATGAGCGCGATACCGGCCATCTGTCCGTCGAAGCCGATCGCCGCCACGTCTGCCGGTCGGACGGCGGCTTCCTGCACGCACCGGCGCACGGCGCGCGCCGTCTCGCCGAGCATCTCTTCGAGATCCTGCTCCACGTGGCCCGGCGCAGGCTGGATCAGATGGGACGGCTCGGCGGCTTCCGCCAGGACGGTGCCGTGGTCATCGATCAGGACCGCCTTCGTCGCGGTCGTGCCGACATCGACGCCGCACAGGTATCTTTGGGCCATGCTAGCCGCTCCCCCCGACGGACCGACGGGGGTTGGGCACGACGACCACCTCCCCCGCCTGATGGACAACGAGGAGGTCGAACCCCGACGCCGCGAGCGTGGCGTAGTCGTGCCCCGCGTCCGCGGGATAGGTGTAGAGGAAGATCAACGGCTCCTCTCCGGTGTTCACGCTGCGGTGCGCCCATCCCGGCGCGACGTAGACCACCGTCCCCGGCTCCAGCGGCAGGGTCCGGGCGTCGGCCCCTTCGGCCTGCACCACCAGGCAGCCCCGGCCCCGCAGTCCCACATAGACTTCCGCCGTGTCGCGGTGGCGGTGATAGTGCCCCCGGGTCATAAAGAACTCCGTGCCCACGCGTCCCGGATAGACCACGGTCACGCCGAACATCAGGTGACCGGGGGCTTCCGGCAGCGATGGTTCAAAGGTCTCGTAGATGACGGGATCACCGGCGCCGATGAGCGCCTCCAGCGCCGCCGCATCCTGGAAGACGCCGCGCAGATCGTGCGCCCGCCGCGGATGCCGCGCGGCCGGGGCCATCGCCGCCTCCGGGTCGGTGGTCAGACGCACGAGCAGTGGTTCGACCGCCATCACAAAAGCTCCAGCCGGATGTGTTTGACCAGCAGGTACTCCTCGAGACCATGGTGGGAGAGCTCGATGCCGAGTCCGCTCTCCTTCCACCCGCCGTAGGGGAACGGCACCTCACCGCCGGCGACGTTGTTGATCCCGACCGTGCCGGCCTCCAGCCGCTCCGCCACAACCATCGCGGTGCGCAGGTCGCGCGTAAAGGCGTAGGCCACCAGGCCGTACGGCGTGTCGTTGGCCATGGCCACGGCCTCCTCCATCGTGGCAAAGGGCATGATGGGCGCGACGGGGCCGAAGGTCTCCTCACGCATCACCTTCATGGAGTGATCGACGTCGAGCAGGACCGTGGGCTGGTAGAAGAAGCCGCGGGAAAACTCCGCCGGCCGCGCCCCGCCGCAGGCCACCGTGGCACCGCGGGCCCGGGCATCGGCGACGTGCTCTTCGACTTTCTCCCGCCCCTCCCGCGTGGTCATCGGGCCGAGGTCGGGATCGTCCAGCCCGGGACCGAGGCGCAGGCGCCGCGTCTCCTCGACGAAGGCCTCGACATAGGGCCGGTAGATGTCCCGGTGCACGTAGACGCGGTTGATGGCGTTGCAGATCTGCCCGGCGTTGCGGAACGCCCGGTACACCCCGGCCTTGGCCGCGGCGTCGAGCGGCGCGTCCGGGAAGACCAGGAGCGGGCAGTGGCCCCCCAGTTCCAGGGAGATGCGCTTCACGCCGTCGCTGGCCATGGCCATGATCGCCTTCCCCGTCTCGGTCTGACCGGTGAAGGCGATCTTGCGGATGGCCGGATGCTTGACCAGGGAGGTCCCCACGGTGGCCCCGGGGCCGATGACGATGTTGATCACGCCGGCGGGAGCCCCGGCCTCCATCAGACACTCCAGAAACCGAGAGACCGCCACGGGGGTGGCCGACGGCGGCTTGACGACGAGCGTGCACCCGGCGGCGAGCGCGGGGGCCACCTTCCAGGCCAGCAGGAGCACCGGGTAGTTCCAGGGGCCGATCGCCGCGACCGGCCCGACCGGCTGGCGGATCACCAGGCTGCGCCGGTTCGGGTTGTCATTGGGCAGGATCTCGCCTGCAATCCGCCGGGTCTCTTCGGCATAGTACTCCAGGGCGTCGATCCCGGCCTGGATTTCGCTCCGCGCCTCGCGCAGCGGCTTGCCCTGTTCCAGGGTCAGCAGCCGCGCCAGCTCGTCGATGCGCTCTCTGATCAGGGCCGCCCCACGGCGCAGCAGCCGGGCCCGCGCCGAGGGAGCACTCTGAGCCCAGGCGGGAAACGCCGAAGCCGCAGCCCGGGCGGCACGATCCACGTCCTCGACGGAGGCCGTGGCCGATCGCGCCACCACCGTTTCGGTGGCCGGATCGATCACGTCGGCCGGACGACCGCCTCCTTCGACCCGTTCCCCCGCGATGACCAATGGAACCCACTCCACGCCGTCTCCCTCCTTGCCGGACAGATTCAAGGCGCGCCTCCGGGACGGATCACCACCTTCAGGACGTCCGGCGCCCGGGCGCGCAGGAATGCCTCCTCAAGCTCCCCCAGGGGGAGTTGAACGGACACCAGCCGGCCGAGCGGCAGACGTCCCGAGGCCGCCAGGTCGATCGCACGGCGGTATTGACGGGCGCTGGACCCGCTGGTCCCCGTGACCGTCAGCTGGCGGTAATGAATGCGGTTGGCATCCAGGATGGGCGGGGCCGTCCCGCGCGTCAGGCCGGCAAAGACGTGGATGCGTCCCAGCGCCGCCGCCGCGGCCAGAGCCTGCTCCAGCGGCTCCCGTGCCGGGACGGCTACGATGACGACGTCGAAACCTCGACCCGCGGTGAACTCCCCCACCGCATCGGAGACCTCCTCCGGCGTCACCACCGCGTCCGCACCAAAGGTCCGGGCCTGGGCCCTCCGAAAGGATTCTGGCTCCACGGCGACGACCGATGCCGCGCCCAGCGCGCGGCTGACCAGCAGGTGCATCACCCCCATCGGCCCGGCGCCGAACACCAGCACGCGGTCGCCCCACCCCGTACGGACCGCCTCGTGCGCGTTGAGAACGCAGGACAGCGGCTCGACCAGTGCGGCCTCCTCGTCGGGCAGCGCCGGAGGGAGCGGGACAACATTCCCCCGACGCACCGCCGCCGCCGGTACGAGGACGTAGTCGGCCAGCGCGCCATCGATGCTGATGCCGAGCGCTTCATAGGAAGCACAGAGGTGGTCGAGCCCGCGGGCGCACAGGTCACACCGCCCGCAGCCGAAGTTCGGGGCCACCCCCACCCGCATCCCCTCCACCACCTCGGGAGCCGCGTCGCTCGGCTGCACGACCTCGCCCGCGAACTCGTGCCCCAGCACCCGCGACGTTCCCGGCGGGATCTTGAAGTGCCCGTGGGCGATAATCTTCAGATCCGTGGCGCAGATGGACGCGGCGCGGACGCGCAACAGCAGGTCATCCCGTGACGGCCGCGGGATGGGCCGCGCCTGCAGACTCAGTCCGCCGTCGGCGTACACGCCGGCGTGCATCACGGGGATGTCGCCTCCTCCAGCGACGAGGGCTCCGCCCGGCCGACCGCCTCCGCGTGCCCCGAGCGCAGCGAGGCCTCGGCCGCCATGACCACTTCCAGCGCCCGCAGGCCGTCGATCGCCCCCGCCCGCGGCGGGCGTCCCGTGCGGACGCTGTCGATGAACGCCTGGTCCTCCCGGCGGTACGCCTCGCGGTGGCGATCCCGCCAGCTGCGAAAGGTCCGCCCGGTGACGGCCCCGTCGCGGCTCACCCGCACCACGGTGCCCTCCGGCACCGCCCCCACGGTCACCATGCCTTGGGTGCCGAGCACCTCGAGACGCGCATCGTAGCCATAGTCGACCGGACACGCTCCCTCGATCGTGGCCAGAGCCGCGTTGTCCAGCTCTCCCACGATGACCCCCACATCGTAGAAGTCCGGGTGGTCCCGCAGGACATCGGTCGCCTTCAGGGCGCGGGCACGGGCGTAGACCCTGACGAACTCGCCGCCCGACAGCCAGCGGATGACGTCCACGTCGTGGCTGTTCACCTCGCCGAACAGTCCGTGGCTGCGTGCCGTCTCCAGCGCCCAGGGTGGAGGCAGACCCGGCCCGCGCGTGAGGGAACGGAGGAAAACGATGCGGCCGATTTCGCCCCCGGCGATCACCTCGCGGGCTTCCTCGTATTCCGGATCGTAGCGGCGCATGAACCCCATCTGGAAGATCACGCCGGCGCGGCGCACCGCGGCGACCATGGCCAGACCCTCGGCGATGGTGACGGCCAAGGGTTTCTCGCATTGGATGTGCCGGCCGGCGGCGGCCGCGGTCAGGACCAGCTCATGGTGGGTGAAGGTCGGGGTGGCGATGCACACGGCCTCAAAGGCCACAGACTCGAGGGCCTGGGTCAGCGTCTCGAAGGCCCGAGCCCCGAACTCCGC
The nucleotide sequence above comes from Armatimonadota bacterium. Encoded proteins:
- a CDS encoding SIS domain-containing protein, with translation MAQALGRYTEEEIRAQPEVWERVLGETASAARAVRQLWETTAPDQILLTGCGSSYYLAIAAAHLLQDALRVPCRALPSSEILFASEDLLLGGRPSLLIAVSRSGETTETVWAARRLRDRGATTLAVTCAGSGPLLQASQLALVLPVEERSIVMTASFTSLLLALAYLAADLAGDSRQAAELRGIPAVAAGEIDRLSDQARGCDFAARFFVYLGSGAMFAIACEGALKMTEMALTPGCAYHTLEYLHGPKAAASEGVVIGVLSSRGAAYEREVLRQVAGLGARVIALGDGVDGVTAVPLPVSLGSVAAMLLDGIWLQWLALHAARARGVDPDTPRFLQPVVTWARFPLEGGEQ
- a CDS encoding DeoR/GlpR family DNA-binding transcription regulator encodes the protein MRDRPSDRRQRILEMLREAGEIKTDDLVVRFGVSPATARRDLRLLERQGQAIRLHGGAATPEISLYEASYRERERSHSAEKRRIAAAAAALVADGQTLALTGGTTTTAVARALRGRDVVIVTNAVNIAMELAREPRTRVHLTGGRLRGSSYELVGPAAAQALQGLNVDLAFIGVNGVSVARGLTTFNEEEAEVNRAMTAAAHRVVVVADRSKLGRATLVQICPIDAVHVLITDRDAPAAEVAAFRQAGIDVILS
- a CDS encoding phosphoglycerate dehydrogenase, producing the protein MATGPSPRVVVTSRSFGRYVPDGIRLLEEAGLDVVMAGQGAPWPEDRMVGLARDAQALIVGTDQVTRRVLAGSPRLRVVARHGVGVDNIDLAGAAALGIAVTYTPGANTDAVAELTVALLLALWRGIVAADRTVREGRWEPVLGYEARGRTLGVVGLGRIGRGVAERARALGMRVVAFDVAEDRPYALAHGIAYLPLEDLLRTADAVSVHVPLTPKTRGLIGARELAWMKPTAVLVNVARGGVIDEEALAAALEGGRLAGAAVDVFTVEPPWESPLLRAPNVILTPHIGAHTLEAMTRMDLMAASDVVAVLRGDPPSYPVPAGGAHPPPHGEEPG
- a CDS encoding FGGY family carbohydrate kinase — its product is MAQRYLCGVDVGTTATKAVLIDDHGTVLAEAAEPSHLIQPAPGHVEQDLEEMLGETARAVRRCVQEAAVRPADVAAIGFDGQMAGIALIDERFRPVAPYDSWLDTRCGRCVAEMGEAAEQIIALTGGPPSYTHGPKILWWQRERPEVFARTAKVIMPAGYIAGALCGLEAAEAFIDPTYLHFSCFGDPQAGRWSAELLSRFGLPEDKFPRIVQPWAVVGRLTASGASSLGLAEGTPVVAGAGDQAAAMLGAGILRPGIVYDAAGTASVFAPCVPRFSPDLRHRTLLTARLVPEGLWYVIGYINGGGLNLRWFRDLLRAGGETTWGYETLDDRAAGVPPGADGLLFVPHLGGRVCPNRPDLRGAWVGLTWAHGIPHLYRALLEAVAYEYAIYLSVARHLVPELRFEEVRVVGGGAKSALWNQVKADVLQLPYVRLNRTEAAALGTAILAGYGVGIFDDLNDAVSRFTWPEARFTPDPERAAPYRRAAALYESLVAGHDALWQAVAGLAGQ
- a CDS encoding glucose-6-phosphate isomerase family protein, which codes for MAVEPLLVRLTTDPEAAMAPAARHPRRAHDLRGVFQDAAALEALIGAGDPVIYETFEPSLPEAPGHLMFGVTVVYPGRVGTEFFMTRGHYHRHRDTAEVYVGLRGRGCLVVQAEGADARTLPLEPGTVVYVAPGWAHRSVNTGEEPLIFLYTYPADAGHDYATLAASGFDLLVVHQAGEVVVVPNPRRSVGGSG
- a CDS encoding NAD-dependent succinate-semialdehyde dehydrogenase, which produces MEWVPLVIAGERVEGGGRPADVIDPATETVVARSATASVEDVDRAARAAASAFPAWAQSAPSARARLLRRGAALIRERIDELARLLTLEQGKPLREARSEIQAGIDALEYYAEETRRIAGEILPNDNPNRRSLVIRQPVGPVAAIGPWNYPVLLLAWKVAPALAAGCTLVVKPPSATPVAVSRFLECLMEAGAPAGVINIVIGPGATVGTSLVKHPAIRKIAFTGQTETGKAIMAMASDGVKRISLELGGHCPLLVFPDAPLDAAAKAGVYRAFRNAGQICNAINRVYVHRDIYRPYVEAFVEETRRLRLGPGLDDPDLGPMTTREGREKVEEHVADARARGATVACGGARPAEFSRGFFYQPTVLLDVDHSMKVMREETFGPVAPIMPFATMEEAVAMANDTPYGLVAYAFTRDLRTAMVVAERLEAGTVGINNVAGGEVPFPYGGWKESGLGIELSHHGLEEYLLVKHIRLELL
- a CDS encoding alcohol dehydrogenase catalytic domain-containing protein, producing the protein MHAGVYADGGLSLQARPIPRPSRDDLLLRVRAASICATDLKIIAHGHFKIPPGTSRVLGHEFAGEVVQPSDAAPEVVEGMRVGVAPNFGCGRCDLCARGLDHLCASYEALGISIDGALADYVLVPAAAVRRGNVVPLPPALPDEEAALVEPLSCVLNAHEAVRTGWGDRVLVFGAGPMGVMHLLVSRALGAASVVAVEPESFRRAQARTFGADAVVTPEEVSDAVGEFTAGRGFDVVIVAVPAREPLEQALAAAAALGRIHVFAGLTRGTAPPILDANRIHYRQLTVTGTSGSSARQYRRAIDLAASGRLPLGRLVSVQLPLGELEEAFLRARAPDVLKVVIRPGGAP
- a CDS encoding Gfo/Idh/MocA family oxidoreductase, with the translated sequence MERVRICLVGAGRAGMVHGRNYARSIPGAEVVAVVDPVAAARDAAAAEFGARAFETLTQALESVAFEAVCIATPTFTHHELVLTAAAAGRHIQCEKPLAVTIAEGLAMVAAVRRAGVIFQMGFMRRYDPEYEEAREVIAGGEIGRIVFLRSLTRGPGLPPPWALETARSHGLFGEVNSHDVDVIRWLSGGEFVRVYARARALKATDVLRDHPDFYDVGVIVGELDNAALATIEGACPVDYGYDARLEVLGTQGMVTVGAVPEGTVVRVSRDGAVTGRTFRSWRDRHREAYRREDQAFIDSVRTGRPPRAGAIDGLRALEVVMAAEASLRSGHAEAVGRAEPSSLEEATSP